The nucleotide sequence GGGAGCGATGCGCTGCAGATGCAGGAGCGGGCTGGCGTGATCATCCAGGGCATCCAGCTGATGCTGGGCGAAGTAGCCGATAACCAGATTCTCGCCGCGCTCGAGACGGCCGCCAAGCGGCTGCAGTTCATCGGCGAGGGTTTTGATCAGGGTCGATTTGCCGGCGCCGTTGGGCCCGAGCAGACCGATCCGCGCGCCGGGTACGAGGCCCAGCTTGACCTTGTCGAGCACGGTTTTGTCGGCGTAGCCGAGACGCCCCTCGGCGAGGCTGAGCAGCGGACTGGAAATTTTGTCCGCCTCGCGAAAGGCGAACTCGAACGGCGAATCGACATGTGCCGGCGCCAGCTCCTCGAGACGCTCCAGCGCCTTGATTCGGCTCTGCGCCTGGCGCGCCTTGGTGGCTTGGGCCTTGAAGCGCGCGATGAATTTTTCCATGTGCGCGCGCTGTGCCTGCTGCTTGTCGTAGGCCTGCTGTTGCTGGGCCAGGCGCTCGGCACGAGCGCGCTCGAAAGCCGAATAGCCGCCGCGGTAGAGGGTCAGCTTGCGCTGCTCAAGATGGCCGATGTGATCGACCACCGCATCGAGGAAGTCGCGGTCGTGGGAGATCAGCAGCAGGGTGCCCGGATAGCTTTTCAGCCAGTCCTCGAGCCAGAGAATGGCATCCAGATCGAGGTGGTTGGTCGGCTCATCGAGCAGCAGCAAATCCGAAGGACACATCAACGCTTGGGCAAGGTTCAGACGCATCCGCCAGCCGCCGGAGAAATCGCCGACCCGGCGCCCCATCTGCTCGTTGGAAAAACCCAGGCCGGCCAGTAATTTGCGCGCCCGCGCATCGGCGCTGTAGCCGTCGGCAGCATCCAGCTCGTGATGCAGACGGGCAATGGCCGTGCCGTCATGCGCGCCTTCGGCTACCAGCAGCTCGCGCTGCACCTGGCGTAGGCGTTGATCGCCGTCGAGTACATAATCCACCGCCAATCGCTCGAGATCGTCGACCTCTTGGCGCATGTGGGCAATACGCCAGTCGGCGGGCAATTGGCAGTCGCCAGCGTCCGGCCCCAGTTCGCCGCGCAGCAAGGCGAACAAACTGGATTTTCCGGCGCCATTGGCACCAATCAGGCCGGCTTTCTGGCCGGCATGCAGAGTCAGCTCGGCGTCTTCCAGCAAACGCTGCGGGCCACGCTGTAATGTGAGATTTTGCAGTCGGATCATAATGGCGGCGGAGTCTACCAGCTTCGCTGGCCCATCGCCCGGAGAGCGCTATGCCTTCTGACCTGTGGAGTTTTGCTATTCATTTCTACGAACGCGCCGGAGTGGAAACGGCGTGCTTGCAATTGCAGGCGTCAGGCGCGGATGTGTGCTTGCTACTGACCGGAGCCTGGCTAGCCCAGCGCGGCGTCGCCTGCACGGCAGAGCGCCTGCAACAGTTGAGGACGCTGGCCGCCCCGTGGCAGAACCGGGTGATCACGCCCGTGCGGCATTTGCGCGAGGGCTGGCGTGAATTGGCGACTGAAGATCAAGGTCTACATGGCTTGCGTGAACAGCTCAAGGCGCTGGAGTTGGCGGCCGAACGACAACTACTGCTGAAACTGGAGAGTGCCGCATTGGGCTGGGCAAGCGGTGCGCAATCAGACCCTGCGCAGTGGTTGGAGCAGCTGGCCGGAGCGGCCGCAGAGCAGAACCGCGACGCACTGCAGATGCTGTGCGTCGCGGCTGGACCAGCCTAGATCAGGACGCGCTGTTCGCCGCCCCGTTTCCGGAAACAGCCGGCACGGTAGGGGTGACCGGAGCAGCCGGTTTACTGGCTGCCGAACTGCTCGCCGCCGCAGACTTGCTGGCAGGTTGCGCGACAGGTTTTGCCGCGGGCTTGCTGGTCGCGGGCTTGGCGGCAACCTTGGTGACCGGCTTGGCGGCCGGTTTGCTCGCCGCTTTAGCCACTGGCTTGGCCGCAGAACTGCCGGCCGGTTTTGCCGCAGGCTTGGCGGCTGGCTTGGCGACAGCTTTGCTGGCCGGTTTCGCGGCCGCTTTTACGGGCGGTTTGACGGCCGGTTTGCTCGCCGCTTTAGACGCTGGCTTAGCGGCAGCCGGCTTGGCCACAGCAGGTTTCGCGGCAGCGGTAAGTGGCTTCTTCGCGACCGGCTTGGGCGCTGCTTTGGCAGCAGGCTTGGCGGCCGGTTTAACCGCAGGCTTCGCAGCAGATCTGGCCGCTGGTTTAGCTGCGGGTTTCGCTGCAGGTTTACTGGCTACCTTGGCCGCAGTCTTGACGGGCGCTTTGCTGACTGCGGGTTTGGCTGCCGACTTTGGCGCTGCCGGTTTAACCGCAGGCTTGGCGCTGTCCGGGCGGCTGCTCAGCGCCTTGCTCACCGCTTCCTTGACCTTGCCAACCCCTTGGGCAAGCTTCAGGCTTTCTTGCGCATCACGCTTGAGCTGCACGATGTAGGCGCGTGTTTCGGCTTGGCGGCTCTTCAACTCATCCAGGAGACCTTCGAGCTCTGCGGCGACCTCTTTGGCTTTGCCTTGGGCCTTGGCTTTGCCGGCCTTGGCGGCGTCCTGCACTTTGCTGCGCGCCTTGTGCAGTTTTTCCTGAGCTTTACCGCGCTGTTTTTCCAGCTTGGCGAGCAGCTTTTCTGCATCGACCAACGCCTGGGAACAAGCACTTTCCAAATGCTCGAGCAGGCTGCTCGAAAGCTGTTGCAGCAGGTGAAGTGGGGTTGCAACCGATTTCTTATTGACCGACATGGCACGCCTCCTGGCGAACGTTAGTGCGCCCCATACTAGACAACAGCGCGCTTAGTCGCCAACCACCATGTCAGCGAATGATTCGGCGCTGGCATAATTGCGGCACTCCATCGCTGAGATGTCTTATGCCGCGCCCTCTGGTTTTCTGCCTGCTGCTGTTATCGCCCCTGCTCCACGCCAACCAAGAACAACAGGATTTGGCCTACAGCCTGGGCGCACGGCTGGGCGAACGACTGCATCAGGAAGTCCCCGACCTGCAGCTCGAAGCGCTGCTCGAAGGCCTGCGCCAGGCCTACCGCGGCGAGGCGCTGCGGCTCGACGGAGAACGTATCGAGCAACTGCTCGCCGCGCATGAAGCGAACGTCGCCAGCGCGCCGTTGCAACAGGCGCGGGACGCCGAGGACCGCTTTCTCGCCACGGAAAAAGCCAAAGCCGGGGTCCATGAATTAGCCGGTGGCATCCTGCGCCAGGAGTTGCGTAGCGGCAATGGCCGCAAGCCTGACGCGCATGGTCAGGTGCAGGTGCGATACACAGGATATTTGACCGATGGCAGCGTATTCGATGAGAACCAAACGCCGCAGTGGTTTCGCCTCGACAGCGTAATCAACGGCTGGCGTACGGCATTGCAGGAAATGCCCAGCGGGGCGAAGTGGCGATTAGTGATTCCGGCGGCTCAGGCCTATGGCGCAGACGGCGCCGGCGATCTGATTCCGCCGTACGCACCGCTGATCTTTGAGCTGGAACTGCTTGACGTCAAACCCTGAGCGAAGCGCCTCAGGCCTCTGCAGAAGCGCTTTGCCGATGGGAATTGTGCAGCACTTCGATAAGGCAATCTTCGAGTTCGAAACGCTCGTGGAGCAATTGGCCGAGACGCTTCAATTCGGTACCGAGCGAGACCGTATCGCGGCAGTCGCCGTTGTCGCAGCGATCGTTGAAGGACAGAGCCGCCTCGGTGATGGCTTCGATGCGCGGGTATATCTGCTTGGCCAGTTCCAAACCACGCTGATCGCCAAACGCCTTGGCCTCGCCATTCAATTGCTCATAAACCTCGAAGTGGCCGGCAGACACGTAGTCCACGAGAATCTCGCAGAACTGCTGCACGGCTTCGTGGTTGGCGGCGGCCGGTGGCGGATTATCCTGCAGTACTCCGAAGGCAGCTACCAAGTCATGGCGCTCCTGCAACCAGCGATCGATCAGCAGGTTCACACCACCCCAACGTTCTTGGGCGTTCTGACAGCTCTCGAGCATGATGACCTCACTTTCCTTATCGATAGTGCTGTTTACGTCCGCTCCGAGACGCTTATTGTCAATCGGTGCTGGGTCACGATAACGCCATCGGAGATGAAAAATCCGCACCGGCGTGGAAGGCCAGAGTATGCCCGCAGGACAGTGCCAGCAAGCGCCGAAACGGAAAAATTCATACGTACGTTTGACCCGCATCCCACGTATGACGCACCCCTCTCGACGCGAGTGATCGCGCGGAGCGGATCGCCTGCATGGTTGTTAGGCGCGCCGCAGCAGCTGGTAGAGGGCGAACAGAATCATGCCGGCAAAGCCCAGTAGGCTCCATTCCGGAATGCTCAGGCCAAACAGCGTCCAGCTCACTTCCGCACAATCGGCAGTGCCATGTAGGACCAAGCGCACGATGTCTTGGAAGGGCAGCGCCTCCATCATGTAATCGAGGCTCGGCAGGCAGGCAGGCAGTTGATCGGCCGGTACGCTTTGTAGCCAAACCTGGCGCCCGGCAGTGGCGGCGCCGGCCGCGGCGCTGAGCAGCGCCAGCGAGGCATAGACGCGTTGACCACCACGCGCCGGGGCATGCACGGCGGCGATCAGGCAGATCAAGCCGAACAGAATCACGCAGATGCGCTGGACGATACACAGCGGGCAAGGCTGCAGGCCGACCACATGCTCAAGGTACAAAGCGGCGCCCATCATGACCAGACAGCCGAGGGCGGCGAAAAAGAACAGCGAGCGTGGGCTACCCAGCGACATGTCATCTCCAAGGGAGGTTGCGAAGGTGGTTACGGTAGAGGAAAGCACCTGGCCGTTACAAGCCAAGGCCGCACCACCAGGGCGCGGCCTAACGGCGCAGGCAGCGCTGGTTAGACGCGAACGGGTTCGGGCAGCGGCAAGTTCGGCAAGCGCTGACCGAACAACGCTAGGCTTTCCTGGAGCAGCTGGTTGCTGCGCTCGCGCTCGCCCAGACGCGCCAGGAGGCGCGCCAATTCGGCGCAAGTCTGCGGGTTGTGGTCGAATCGCAGGCTGCTTTCGAAATACTCCTGCGCCTTACCCCACAGCTGGTTCTGCAGCGACAGCCGACCCAAGGCAAGAAGCAACGTGGCATCCTCGGAATGGGCTGGCAGCCAACCTTCGGCGGTCTGCAATTGGCGCATCGGATCGCTGCCACGCACCAACCCGTAGAGCGCCACCAGTTGCGCGTCGTACTGCTGCTTGAGGGTTTTGCGCAGCAACTCTTCCGCCTCTGGCTGCGCACCCAATTGCCGTAATTGCTCCGCGTAGGTGGCAACCAGCTGTACATCGTGGCGCTGCGCGCTGGGCAATTGCTGCCAGGCCTGGGTCAACGGCTGCAGCGCCGTTTCGCCGGCATTCAGGCCCGCGTTGCCAGCCTCAGCCAGACGGATGCTCCAGACTTGCCGCTCGAGTGCGGTCAGCTCACGGTCTTCCAATACCTTGTGCTTGCGCAGCTCCGGCATCAGCGCCTGCAGTGCCGACCAATCGCCGCGCTGTTGCTGGATTTGCTGCAATTGGCGCAATACCTGCGGATGATTCGGGTAACGCTCACGCATCACCGACAAGGTTTCCAGCGCCGTATCCAACTGGCCGCGGCCCTGCAACAGCTCCGCATGCGCCAGCGCGATGGCCAATTCAGCTTGCGGCTGACGCTCAAGCGCGCGCTCGAGCATCGCGTCGCTTTCTTCCGGTTGATCGAGCTTCTGCGCCGCTCGGGCCGCGCCGAGGTAGTAAATCAGCGGCTGCGCTTGACCTTCTGCAGCGCGCTTGAGATGGCGCAAGGCGCGCGCCCAGCGGCCTTCGACCAGATCCAGCATGCCTTGCTCGGCAGCCTGCTGCGAGCGCCGGCGGCGGTTACGTTGCGACCAGGGATTGACCACCCCACCGGAGACAAACATCAGATTGAACAGCAACCGCAGACCAAACAGCACCAGCCAGACGAATGCCAGCAGCGCGAGAAACGCCCACAGGCTCGATTCGTAGCGAAAGCCCTTGTAGGCAATCAGCACATAACCGGCATTCTCGGCGGCGGCCATGCCGATCAATACGGCAGCGGCGATCACCAGCAGCACGATCAACACGATGCGCACACGAGTCATGCGGGTCATGGCTGGCCCCCCTCCTGCATCACTGGCGTTGGCGTCGGTGCGGTCTGCTCGGCAGCCTGGCGGCGCACGATGTAGGCTTGCACCGCGGTCAACGCCGGGGCGAGATCGGGCATCTCGACCGCTACCGGCTGGCCGATCAACTCATCGATGTGCACGCGCAGGGCCTGGCTGTCCGGATTATCGGCATTGAAGCTACCCTCCAACACGTCGCGCGCCTGCTTCAGGGCCTGCTGATAGACCGCCGTCTGGCCGTTCAAGGCGGCCCACTGCGCCTGTTCCAAGGCGAGCGTGAGCGCCAGCCGCACCTGGGTCAGGCTTTGCCCGGCGAGCAGCGGACGGATGTTCTGATCGGCATTGAAATCGATGCGGATGTAATGCGACAGCGCCTCCCACCACTGCGCCCAGCGGCTGCTGCCATCGCCCTCGGCGGTCAGACTGAACTGCCCATCGCCCTGGCCGACAAACGCCGGCGCGAGGGCATTCAACTGAGCCGCCTGGGTGCGCAATGCGCCGAGCCGCAAGAACAGGCCGGTGCGGTCCAGCGCCGCCAAACTGCGCAGGGCGAGTAGCGTTTTCGCCAACTGCTCGCGGGCGGCAAAGGCGGCTGGATCGTCCTGGTCGCGGAGAATGTCGTCAGCCCCCCGGACCAGCACCGTGGCGCTGTTGACATCCTGCAAGGCAGACAGACGCAGACTGGCCAGACGCAGCAGATGCTCGGCCTCGGCCAGCCGCCAGTCTTGCCGGCTGGCGCCCAGCACGGTTTCCAGGCGCTTGCTCAATTGCTGTTGATCGCCCTGCAGTTGGGCGACCAAACGGCGTCGCTCTTCCAGCTCATCGGCCGATGGCAACTGTCCCAACTGCGCCGCCAACGCCTGCTCACGCTGAGCCAGGGCCTGAGCCTGAGCGCCGGTATCTTGTAATTGCGCGAGCAGCTGCTGATCATGCACCTGCAACTGTCGCGCCTGCCAGAGCCCCCAACCAGCGGCGGCAGCGGCGGCGGCAGCGAGCAGCAAGGCGACTAACGCCAAGCCATTGCCGCGGCGCGGCGGCACGACTGAGTCGGCGATCGGGCTGGGCTCCAGCGGGGAGGTTTGATCTTGCGCGGAGAGTGTTTGATCGCTCACGTATCCATCCTTTGCATCAGAAGGCCGGTGCGGGACATTCCCGCAGCGCCGCCAGCAAGGCCACGGCATTCGCACCGCGGCAATCCACAATAGTCAGAGCTCCAGCCTCGTGGGCCAGATCGGCGACGCGCCGGCTGGGCACGAATAAAGATAGTCGCGCCAACTGCGGCCACGCATCTGCGGCCAGCTGGCGAAGGTGCTCGAAGCCCTGCCCACTGCTGACCACCAGGCCATTCAAGCGTTCCGCCTCAATCCGCTGGGCCAGCGCGTGAGCCGGGTAGGCCGGCAGCAGACGTCGATAGAGTGGCAGATAGTCGACCACCACGCCTTGGCCGCGCAAACGTTCCGCGAGTAATTCTCGGCCACCCTCACCACGCAAGATCAACACGCGCGGATCGGGCCTGGCCAGTGCGGCGTGCAATTGCGGCAAATCCAGCAGCGCTTCGCTGTCGTCGCCGTCGGCCGGGTAGCTGACGTCGAGCCCGTAATCGCTGAGGATCTGCGCCGTCGCCGCACCGACGCTGAACCAGGCTTGCCGCGCGGGTGGCTGCGGCCAGTAGCGGTCGACCCGCTCGATACCCAAACGCGCAGCCGGCTTGCTGACCACAATCACCGCGCAGTAACGGTCGAGGTCGAGAATCAGCGCGCGCTGCTCGGCGCTTTCCACCAGCGGCTGGATGTCGAGCAGCGGCAGGCTGCTGCTGAATACGCCCTGCTCGGCCAGGCTGGCGGCCAGCGCCGCGCACTCGTCGGCAGGGCGCGTCAGCAGCAGGCGCCAGGCCGTCACGGGTGGTCGACCTCGCCGTAGACCCCCTCGAGAATAGCGGCGGCACCCTGGGCCAGCAGCGCTTCGGCGACGCGCACCCCCAGCGCTTCGGCCTCGCTCGCCGGCGCGTGCGCTTCGGCGCGCAGCAGACGGCCGCCATCCGGCTGGCCGACCAGGCCGCGCAGCCAGAGCTGCTCGCCATCCAGCTCGGCGTAGCAGGCGATCGGCACCTGGCAGCCACCATTCAGATGTTTGTTCAGCGCCCGCTCGGCCGTCACTCGCAGAGCGGTGCCGCGATGATGCAAGGGCGCCAACAGGGCATGGATTTCCGCGTCCACGCTGCGGCATTCGATGCCTACCGCGCCCTGCCCGCCAGCCGGCAGGCTATCGGCGACGCTGATGCTGTCGCGAATGCGTGCGGCAAAGCCGAGGCGGATCAAACCGGCGGCGGCGAGAATGATCGCGTCGTACTCGCCGGCATCCAGCTTGGCCAGACGGGTATTGACGTTGCCGCGCAGGAATTGAATTTTCAGATCCGGCCGGCGCGCCAGAAGTTGCGCCTGCCGGCGCAGGCTCGAGGTCCCCACCACGCTGCCAGCGGGCAACGCGTCGAGACTCGCATAGGTATTGGAAACGAAGGCATCGCGCGGATCTTCGCGTTCGCAGATGCAGAACAAACCCAGCCCGGCTGGAAAGTCCATCGGCACATCCTTCATCGAATGCACGGCGATGTCCGCCTCGTTCTCCAGCAGCGCGGTTTCCAGCTCTTTGACGAACAGGCCCTTGCCGCCGATTTTCGCCAAGGGCGCGTCGAGCAGCTTGTCGCCGCGACTGACCATGGGCACCAGGCTGACCTGCAGCCCCGGATGCGCTTGTTCGAGGCGCGCCTTGACGAATTCGGCCTGCCAGAGGGCCAGGGCACTTTTGCGGGTGGCGATACGGATTTCGCGGGACATGATCATTTCCGGGGGACAGAACTAACGGAAATGATAACAGGCCAGCCGGCCAGCGGCCGGCGTCGTTCGGATGAACGTTCTAGAGGTTCTGCATCAACTTGCGCACACCGGCAACATGCCGACGACTGACGATCAGCGCGTCGCCATTGAGACCCTTGAGGTACAACTGGAAGTGCCCGAGCGGGGTCCGCTGCAGTCGCTCGATCCGATCGCGGGAAACCAGTGCGTTGCGGTGGATACGCACGAAACGATCGCCGAATTCGTCTTCCAGTGCCTTCAGTGGCTCATCCAACAGCACTTCGCCGCCCTCATGCCGCAGGGTCACGTACTTGTGATCGGCGATGAAAAACAGCACCTGATCGAGCGGCACCAGCTCGATGCCTTTGCGGGTGCGAGCGCTAATGTGGCTGCGCGGGCCCTGGCCGGACTCGGCGGCCGGACGGGTCAGCGCGGCCAGTTGCACGCGATTGGGCCGTTCGGCTTTCTTCAACGCTTCGGCCAGATTCTCAGCACGCACCGGCTTGACCAGATAGCCAACCGCGCTGACCTGGAACGCTTCCAGGGCGAATTCGTCATGGGCGGTACAGAAGATCACCGCCGGAGGGGTTTCCCGCTCGCAGAGCTTGGCTGCGACCTGCAGGCCATCGAGGCCGGGCATGCGGATATCGAGAAGTACGACATCTGGCTTGAGGCTATCGATCAGCGTCAGCGCTTCTTCGCCATTGCTGGCGCCAGGCTCCAGGACGCGATAACCCTCAAGCTCGCCGACCATGCGGCTGAGGCGCTCGCGGGCTAGGGGTTCGTCATCGGCAATCAGGACATTCATAGTGCTCTGGCTTCCTGCGTGAGTCTCGCACAAGGATAGCGTAGACAGGTGAAGTGGCGCCCGTCACGGCGATCCACGCTCAGACTCGCGCGCGGACCAAAAAGTGCCGCAAGCCGCGCATCGATATTCACCAGACCTTGCTGGGTCCCCCGCGAAGCCAAACGACTGGCGCCTTCGTCGTAGGGATTACTGACAGTTAAGCTGAAGATCCCGTCGCGATAGTCCGCCTCGACGCGCACCAGACCGCCCTCGATGCGCGGCTGGATGCCATAGATCAGGGCGTTCTCCAGCAGCGGTTGCAGAGTCAGCTGGGGGATCGGTAGATCGTCCGGCACCCCATCCACTTGCCATTCCATTTGCAACCGCTCGCCAAGGCGGTACTGCTCGATCGACAGATAGCGTTTGCTCAATGCCAATTCCTCGCTCCACGGCACCAGACTGCCTGGTTTGGCCAGACTGGCACGGAATAGATCGGACAAATCCAGCACCGCCTGCTCGGCCTTGTGGGGGTCGATGACCACCAGGCTGGCGATGCTGTTCAAACTGTTAAAAAGAAAGTGCGGGCGAATCCGCGCCTGCAACGATTCAATCCGCGCGCGCAATTCGGCCTGTTGCTGGCGCCGCCATTGGCTCTGCAGATAGAAGTAGCGTAGCAGCAGCGCCGACATGATCAGGCTGATCATCCCGTGGCGCAGATACAGATTGAGCTCACCGCTGCCCGGCAGCGGTCCGCCGAGGTCGTAAAAATCGGCCACCGCCGTGCAGCCGAGCGCCAGCAGCAGCACGATCAGGCAGCACAGCATCCCGGCGTAGGCGGCCCGGGTACGCGACAGCAGCGGCCGCAAACGGCAGAGCACGGCGGCCGAGAGCAACACGTTCCATTGCACGAACAGCGAGGTCAGCGCCAGCCGCACCCAGTTGAAAGTCGGCTGCATCGGTTCAGCCAGCACCAGCACCAGCACCAGCAGCTCGGCCAGTAAGACCAGGGCCAGCAGTGCCTCGGGCAGGCAAAGT is from Pseudomonas sp. LS44 and encodes:
- a CDS encoding TIGR02444 family protein; translated protein: MPSDLWSFAIHFYERAGVETACLQLQASGADVCLLLTGAWLAQRGVACTAERLQQLRTLAAPWQNRVITPVRHLREGWRELATEDQGLHGLREQLKALELAAERQLLLKLESAALGWASGAQSDPAQWLEQLAGAAAEQNRDALQMLCVAAGPA
- a CDS encoding disulfide bond formation protein B, with the translated sequence MSLGSPRSLFFFAALGCLVMMGAALYLEHVVGLQPCPLCIVQRICVILFGLICLIAAVHAPARGGQRVYASLALLSAAAGAATAGRQVWLQSVPADQLPACLPSLDYMMEALPFQDIVRLVLHGTADCAEVSWTLFGLSIPEWSLLGFAGMILFALYQLLRRA
- a CDS encoding AlgP family protein; protein product: MSVNKKSVATPLHLLQQLSSSLLEHLESACSQALVDAEKLLAKLEKQRGKAQEKLHKARSKVQDAAKAGKAKAQGKAKEVAAELEGLLDELKSRQAETRAYIVQLKRDAQESLKLAQGVGKVKEAVSKALSSRPDSAKPAVKPAAPKSAAKPAVSKAPVKTAAKVASKPAAKPAAKPAARSAAKPAVKPAAKPAAKAAPKPVAKKPLTAAAKPAVAKPAAAKPASKAASKPAVKPPVKAAAKPASKAVAKPAAKPAAKPAGSSAAKPVAKAASKPAAKPVTKVAAKPATSKPAAKPVAQPASKSAAASSSAASKPAAPVTPTVPAVSGNGAANSAS
- a CDS encoding ATP-binding cassette domain-containing protein → MIRLQNLTLQRGPQRLLEDAELTLHAGQKAGLIGANGAGKSSLFALLRGELGPDAGDCQLPADWRIAHMRQEVDDLERLAVDYVLDGDQRLRQVQRELLVAEGAHDGTAIARLHHELDAADGYSADARARKLLAGLGFSNEQMGRRVGDFSGGWRMRLNLAQALMCPSDLLLLDEPTNHLDLDAILWLEDWLKSYPGTLLLISHDRDFLDAVVDHIGHLEQRKLTLYRGGYSAFERARAERLAQQQQAYDKQQAQRAHMEKFIARFKAQATKARQAQSRIKALERLEELAPAHVDSPFEFAFREADKISSPLLSLAEGRLGYADKTVLDKVKLGLVPGARIGLLGPNGAGKSTLIKTLADELQPLGGRLERGENLVIGYFAQHQLDALDDHASPLLHLQRIAPGEREQSLRDFLGGFDFRGPRCDEPVVNFSGGEKARLALALIAWGKPNLLLLDEPTNHLDLEMRLALTFALQDFAGAVLVVSHDRHLLKSTTDEFLLVADGQVQPFEGDLEDYARWLVDFRARQQPASTGAASLDKTDKRAQRQAAAALRQQLAPHKRVADKLEKDLGDLHGKLAALEVRLGDAAVYELARKDELRELLAEQARLKAREAELEEAWMEALETLEALQQQLEAAE
- a CDS encoding heme biosynthesis HemY N-terminal domain-containing protein: MTRVRIVLIVLLVIAAAVLIGMAAAENAGYVLIAYKGFRYESSLWAFLALLAFVWLVLFGLRLLFNLMFVSGGVVNPWSQRNRRRRSQQAAEQGMLDLVEGRWARALRHLKRAAEGQAQPLIYYLGAARAAQKLDQPEESDAMLERALERQPQAELAIALAHAELLQGRGQLDTALETLSVMRERYPNHPQVLRQLQQIQQQRGDWSALQALMPELRKHKVLEDRELTALERQVWSIRLAEAGNAGLNAGETALQPLTQAWQQLPSAQRHDVQLVATYAEQLRQLGAQPEAEELLRKTLKQQYDAQLVALYGLVRGSDPMRQLQTAEGWLPAHSEDATLLLALGRLSLQNQLWGKAQEYFESSLRFDHNPQTCAELARLLARLGERERSNQLLQESLALFGQRLPNLPLPEPVRV
- a CDS encoding LytTR family DNA-binding domain-containing protein is translated as MNVLIADDEPLARERLSRMVGELEGYRVLEPGASNGEEALTLIDSLKPDVVLLDIRMPGLDGLQVAAKLCERETPPAVIFCTAHDEFALEAFQVSAVGYLVKPVRAENLAEALKKAERPNRVQLAALTRPAAESGQGPRSHISARTRKGIELVPLDQVLFFIADHKYVTLRHEGGEVLLDEPLKALEDEFGDRFVRIHRNALVSRDRIERLQRTPLGHFQLYLKGLNGDALIVSRRHVAGVRKLMQNL
- a CDS encoding FKBP-type peptidyl-prolyl cis-trans isomerase, yielding MPRPLVFCLLLLSPLLHANQEQQDLAYSLGARLGERLHQEVPDLQLEALLEGLRQAYRGEALRLDGERIEQLLAAHEANVASAPLQQARDAEDRFLATEKAKAGVHELAGGILRQELRSGNGRKPDAHGQVQVRYTGYLTDGSVFDENQTPQWFRLDSVINGWRTALQEMPSGAKWRLVIPAAQAYGADGAGDLIPPYAPLIFELELLDVKP
- the hemC gene encoding hydroxymethylbilane synthase, encoding MMSREIRIATRKSALALWQAEFVKARLEQAHPGLQVSLVPMVSRGDKLLDAPLAKIGGKGLFVKELETALLENEADIAVHSMKDVPMDFPAGLGLFCICEREDPRDAFVSNTYASLDALPAGSVVGTSSLRRQAQLLARRPDLKIQFLRGNVNTRLAKLDAGEYDAIILAAAGLIRLGFAARIRDSISVADSLPAGGQGAVGIECRSVDAEIHALLAPLHHRGTALRVTAERALNKHLNGGCQVPIACYAELDGEQLWLRGLVGQPDGGRLLRAEAHAPASEAEALGVRVAEALLAQGAAAILEGVYGEVDHP
- a CDS encoding uroporphyrinogen-III synthase, with the protein product MTAWRLLLTRPADECAALAASLAEQGVFSSSLPLLDIQPLVESAEQRALILDLDRYCAVIVVSKPAARLGIERVDRYWPQPPARQAWFSVGAATAQILSDYGLDVSYPADGDDSEALLDLPQLHAALARPDPRVLILRGEGGRELLAERLRGQGVVVDYLPLYRRLLPAYPAHALAQRIEAERLNGLVVSSGQGFEHLRQLAADAWPQLARLSLFVPSRRVADLAHEAGALTIVDCRGANAVALLAALRECPAPAF
- a CDS encoding sensor histidine kinase — protein: MRTDSNNFQRPGAPQDDFFLPELCLPEALLALVLLAELLVLVLVLAEPMQPTFNWVRLALTSLFVQWNVLLSAAVLCRLRPLLSRTRAAYAGMLCCLIVLLLALGCTAVADFYDLGGPLPGSGELNLYLRHGMISLIMSALLLRYFYLQSQWRRQQQAELRARIESLQARIRPHFLFNSLNSIASLVVIDPHKAEQAVLDLSDLFRASLAKPGSLVPWSEELALSKRYLSIEQYRLGERLQMEWQVDGVPDDLPIPQLTLQPLLENALIYGIQPRIEGGLVRVEADYRDGIFSLTVSNPYDEGASRLASRGTQQGLVNIDARLAALFGPRASLSVDRRDGRHFTCLRYPCARLTQEARAL
- a CDS encoding uroporphyrinogen-III C-methyltransferase; amino-acid sequence: MSDQTLSAQDQTSPLEPSPIADSVVPPRRGNGLALVALLLAAAAAAAAGWGLWQARQLQVHDQQLLAQLQDTGAQAQALAQREQALAAQLGQLPSADELEERRRLVAQLQGDQQQLSKRLETVLGASRQDWRLAEAEHLLRLASLRLSALQDVNSATVLVRGADDILRDQDDPAAFAAREQLAKTLLALRSLAALDRTGLFLRLGALRTQAAQLNALAPAFVGQGDGQFSLTAEGDGSSRWAQWWEALSHYIRIDFNADQNIRPLLAGQSLTQVRLALTLALEQAQWAALNGQTAVYQQALKQARDVLEGSFNADNPDSQALRVHIDELIGQPVAVEMPDLAPALTAVQAYIVRRQAAEQTAPTPTPVMQEGGQP
- the rsd gene encoding sigma D regulator, which translates into the protein MLESCQNAQERWGGVNLLIDRWLQERHDLVAAFGVLQDNPPPAAANHEAVQQFCEILVDYVSAGHFEVYEQLNGEAKAFGDQRGLELAKQIYPRIEAITEAALSFNDRCDNGDCRDTVSLGTELKRLGQLLHERFELEDCLIEVLHNSHRQSASAEA